A single genomic interval of Stieleria maiorica harbors:
- a CDS encoding adenylate/guanylate cyclase domain-containing protein has translation MSQLRLATYHAGLRISEVFVDEPVVIGRRDPRKGDPPPVALHRTAKETRLVVADSRQKEMSRQWMRVSLDESFSFQLTNLHDHCPVVIVDAEDIMPGQSRRFEEEAVVELGSRLTLQIEAVDASGLGSASYRSLESVPMVPGAQPYVEHTVAIGQFAQSEGQEVNKMLQLALQVVQESVGSNAFFQKCASAAAEMVDLDRTVVLLRGETAELDQLPVESELDGGWFQVAQHTRGDNLLGGHRGPISTTLLRRVSETCLTVIHQPKTGWTDRANPAGDDDRFAPSLQSVQCAVASPILNADHQVIGVIYGDRTICATGSFSSGISDMEATLIEILAGALAGGLARRNQERIRNSLAEFFSPKVADQLISDPQLMEAKEIDVTALFCDIRKFSSVTEKLGPRKAIEWINDVMTELSQCVIDSDGVLVNYMGDEVFAMWGAPGDQQDHALRAIACAKRMLAAIEELRSRWGNVLPQKFGAGIGINTGLALVGNVGSRQKFQYGPLGNTVNLSSRLQSATKQLGVACLAGESTVRAAGCIDQSRRLAKLSVVGIEHCIDVYEITLRADDQWQRLKREYEQALDDFEQRRLTDSATRIESLVADYPQDAPSRDLRRRVRAELNQPSQDFNAVLELTQK, from the coding sequence ATGTCCCAGCTTCGTCTCGCCACCTACCATGCCGGATTGCGGATCAGCGAGGTGTTCGTTGACGAGCCGGTGGTGATCGGCCGACGGGATCCGCGGAAAGGTGATCCGCCGCCGGTTGCACTGCATCGCACGGCCAAGGAAACGCGGCTCGTGGTGGCGGATTCGCGGCAAAAGGAAATGTCGCGGCAGTGGATGCGGGTGTCGCTGGACGAATCGTTTTCGTTCCAGCTGACGAACTTGCACGATCACTGCCCGGTCGTGATCGTCGACGCGGAGGACATCATGCCGGGACAATCACGTCGCTTCGAGGAGGAAGCGGTGGTCGAGCTCGGTAGCCGATTGACGTTGCAGATCGAGGCCGTTGATGCGTCGGGGTTGGGGTCGGCCAGCTATCGCAGCCTGGAGAGCGTGCCGATGGTCCCCGGGGCACAACCTTACGTCGAACACACCGTCGCGATCGGGCAGTTTGCCCAGTCCGAGGGGCAGGAGGTCAACAAGATGTTGCAGTTGGCGTTGCAGGTCGTTCAGGAATCGGTCGGCAGCAACGCGTTTTTTCAGAAATGTGCCAGTGCCGCAGCGGAGATGGTGGACCTGGATCGGACCGTGGTCTTGTTGCGCGGCGAGACGGCGGAACTGGACCAGCTGCCGGTCGAGTCGGAATTAGACGGCGGTTGGTTCCAGGTGGCACAGCACACGCGGGGGGACAATTTGCTGGGAGGGCATCGTGGACCGATCAGCACGACGTTGTTGAGACGTGTCAGCGAGACCTGTTTGACGGTCATCCATCAACCCAAGACGGGATGGACTGACCGGGCGAATCCAGCCGGCGACGACGACCGCTTCGCGCCCTCGCTGCAAAGCGTCCAGTGCGCCGTCGCCTCGCCGATCCTGAATGCAGACCATCAAGTGATCGGCGTCATCTACGGCGATCGAACCATTTGTGCAACCGGTTCGTTCTCCAGTGGCATCAGCGATATGGAGGCGACACTGATCGAGATCCTGGCCGGCGCGCTGGCCGGCGGCCTGGCTCGCAGAAACCAAGAACGGATCCGCAATTCGCTGGCCGAGTTCTTTTCGCCCAAAGTCGCCGACCAACTCATTTCCGACCCGCAACTGATGGAAGCGAAGGAAATTGATGTGACGGCGCTGTTTTGTGACATTCGAAAGTTCAGCAGCGTGACGGAGAAACTGGGACCGCGAAAAGCGATCGAGTGGATCAATGACGTGATGACCGAGCTCAGCCAGTGCGTGATCGATTCCGATGGCGTGCTGGTCAACTACATGGGGGATGAAGTGTTCGCGATGTGGGGCGCCCCCGGCGACCAACAAGATCACGCCCTGCGAGCGATCGCGTGCGCCAAACGGATGTTGGCAGCGATCGAGGAACTGCGGAGCCGATGGGGCAACGTTCTGCCACAAAAATTCGGCGCCGGCATCGGGATCAATACGGGACTGGCGCTGGTCGGCAATGTCGGATCGCGACAAAAGTTTCAATACGGCCCGCTGGGCAACACCGTCAATCTGAGTTCACGCTTGCAGTCGGCGACCAAGCAGCTCGGTGTCGCCTGCTTGGCGGGTGAATCCACGGTGCGGGCGGCCGGATGCATCGATCAGTCCCGCCGCTTGGCCAAGTTATCGGTCGTCGGAATCGAACACTGCATCGATGTCTACGAGATCACGCTGCGAGCCGACGATCAATGGCAACGACTCAAACGAGAGTACGAGCAAGCACTCGATGATTTCGAGCAACGTCGGCTGACCGACTCCGCGACACGCATCGAATCCCTGGTCGCGGACTACCCGCAAGACGCTCCCAGTCGCGACTTGCGGCGGAGGGTCCGGGCGGAACTGAACCAACCGTCACAAGATTTCAACGCGGTGTTGGAATTGACGCAAAAGTAG
- a CDS encoding cation:proton antiporter domain-containing protein: MTQTLIHDLLFILTAGLLAGLVCRRLQVSVLLGYLVVGALLGQGVLGWVLDESHQLEHFTEAGVFLLLFSIGLEFSLDDLKRLGAKLFIGGATQMSLVAVPVTAVLVTLGMGWRPAVLIASAVAFSSTVLVFKALTEWGQSQRPHGRSAIGILLFQDAALIPLLLMVPLLTGEGDAPGVDQYVLLATVSLLFVLAVIGLRYVLSHWMIPLLAGYRSPELVILFTVVSLGGVTLAAYRLGLPAAVGAFAAGLIFNGNRWTKQIDALVLPFRETFAAVFFVGLGLIFDPALIWREPLTMLAALGMVIVLKTLAAMAALMLTGMTLQRALGMGIGLAHVGEFAFVLVLLGVESGVLSELDYQRVVAIAVGSLVLTPSLLQFGLRLVRDEASQVESEPAEVADTLLTRLATIIGAGPIGSRIASQLETMGKDVCLVDLSPVNLHPFSQLGFRTVAGDAIDPQILQRAEVAHASVVVVCVPNDQVAIGVVRAIRKLNRRGKLLVRCRYQASVAKLVRSGADVVVTEENEASLALLRELNQLEHRE, from the coding sequence ATGACGCAAACGCTTATTCACGACCTGCTGTTCATCCTGACCGCAGGTTTGCTAGCCGGTTTGGTCTGTCGCCGGTTGCAGGTCTCGGTGTTGCTCGGCTATCTGGTGGTCGGCGCGCTGCTCGGCCAAGGCGTTCTCGGCTGGGTGCTCGACGAATCTCATCAGCTGGAACACTTCACCGAGGCCGGTGTATTTCTGCTGTTGTTTTCGATCGGGCTGGAGTTTTCACTCGATGACCTGAAGCGATTGGGGGCCAAGTTGTTTATCGGCGGCGCGACCCAGATGTCGCTGGTCGCCGTTCCCGTCACGGCGGTCTTGGTCACCTTGGGGATGGGCTGGCGACCGGCGGTGTTGATCGCGTCGGCCGTCGCCTTCAGTTCGACGGTGCTGGTCTTCAAAGCGCTCACCGAATGGGGGCAATCGCAACGGCCGCACGGTCGCAGCGCCATCGGCATCCTGCTGTTTCAGGACGCCGCTTTGATTCCGCTGCTATTGATGGTTCCGCTGTTGACCGGCGAGGGGGACGCGCCGGGGGTCGACCAGTACGTGTTGCTGGCGACGGTATCGCTGTTGTTCGTGTTGGCGGTGATCGGGCTGCGTTACGTGCTGTCCCATTGGATGATCCCGTTGTTGGCGGGTTACCGAAGTCCCGAACTGGTCATCTTATTCACGGTCGTTTCGCTCGGCGGCGTGACGCTGGCGGCGTATCGGCTCGGTCTGCCGGCGGCGGTAGGCGCGTTCGCGGCGGGGTTGATCTTCAACGGCAACCGCTGGACCAAGCAGATCGACGCGCTGGTGCTGCCGTTTCGCGAAACCTTTGCCGCTGTCTTTTTCGTCGGACTCGGATTGATTTTTGACCCGGCGTTGATCTGGCGAGAACCCTTGACCATGTTGGCCGCCCTGGGCATGGTCATTGTGCTAAAGACGTTGGCCGCGATGGCGGCGCTGATGCTGACCGGAATGACGTTGCAACGTGCCTTGGGGATGGGGATCGGTCTGGCCCATGTCGGTGAATTCGCGTTCGTCTTGGTGTTGTTGGGAGTCGAATCGGGTGTGTTAAGTGAACTCGATTACCAGCGTGTCGTCGCGATCGCCGTGGGATCACTGGTTCTGACGCCTTCGCTCCTGCAATTCGGTTTACGTTTGGTCCGCGATGAAGCCAGTCAAGTCGAATCGGAGCCGGCTGAAGTCGCGGACACGCTGCTCACGCGACTGGCGACCATCATTGGTGCCGGCCCGATCGGCTCGCGAATCGCATCGCAACTGGAAACGATGGGCAAAGATGTTTGTCTGGTCGACCTCAGCCCCGTCAATCTGCATCCATTTTCTCAACTCGGATTTCGCACCGTTGCCGGTGATGCCATTGATCCCCAAATCCTTCAGCGGGCCGAAGTCGCCCACGCGTCCGTCGTCGTCGTGTGCGTCCCCAACGATCAGGTTGCGATCGGCGTGGTCCGCGCGATCCGCAAACTCAATCGACGCGGCAAACTGCTCGTCCGCTGCCGCTACCAAGCCAGCGTCGCCAAGCTGGTTCGAAGCGGTGCCGATGTCGTCGTGACCGAAGAAAACGAGGCCTCCCTGGCGCTGCTACGGGAACTGAATCAATTGGAACATCGCGAATGA
- a CDS encoding PQQ-dependent sugar dehydrogenase, which produces MQRLTLPLFCLVFAFGSTDSPADPPSGAELAGYAMTHAGDVARGKALFDDQRTTRCRTCHRVGTSGGRVGPDLSKIGGKFDRIHLIESLLEPSRQIVQGYETSVVLTTAGEVRSGVITGEDARHVTLDDSAGKQWTIARSDIESIKPSATSTMPDDLAKHLSEQQFTDLIAYLETLRTGVGNKFGSATVGPIQIPAGFQIQTLVTGLSGATAMEVLDDGRVLVCEQDGRVRVVKDGKLLTQPMLTLDVEHHWERGLIGVTVHPDFPASNWLYVCYVVDQPYTHHRVSRFRVHGDVADPASEQILIAGDDQSKFGGNVPAGHQGGALHFGPDGKLYIAIGEQTAKQPAQDMHALQGKILCLMDDGSIPPDNPFVNTTQGKYRSIWALGCRNPFTFAIDRRTGRMLINDVGGKFEEINPGVAGTNYGWPKYDHGPIDKQGYTGPIHRYPEASISGGDFAPDAVGKTFAGRYFFADFVHGWVHTIDADAGGKPETFASGLRRPVDLRFSADGSLYVLLRNAWVVDDKFQRDSGSLVQIRRR; this is translated from the coding sequence ATGCAACGTCTCACGCTTCCCCTCTTTTGCCTGGTCTTCGCGTTCGGGTCGACGGATTCGCCAGCGGACCCGCCATCGGGGGCGGAACTTGCCGGCTATGCGATGACGCACGCCGGTGATGTCGCCCGCGGCAAAGCATTGTTCGACGACCAGCGGACCACCCGCTGCAGAACCTGCCATCGCGTCGGCACCTCGGGAGGCCGAGTCGGCCCGGATCTGTCCAAGATCGGCGGCAAGTTCGATCGGATTCACTTGATCGAATCACTGCTCGAACCTTCGCGTCAGATCGTCCAAGGCTACGAAACCAGCGTCGTGTTGACCACCGCCGGCGAAGTCCGCTCCGGTGTGATCACCGGTGAAGACGCGCGGCACGTGACGCTGGATGATTCGGCCGGGAAACAATGGACGATCGCCCGCAGCGACATCGAATCGATTAAACCGAGTGCGACCAGCACGATGCCGGACGATCTCGCCAAGCACCTATCCGAACAGCAATTCACCGATCTGATCGCCTACCTGGAAACACTTCGCACCGGAGTCGGCAACAAATTCGGTTCGGCGACCGTCGGCCCCATCCAGATCCCCGCCGGTTTCCAGATCCAAACACTCGTCACCGGTCTCTCCGGCGCGACCGCGATGGAAGTACTCGACGACGGACGCGTGCTCGTCTGCGAACAAGACGGTCGTGTGCGGGTCGTCAAGGACGGCAAGCTTCTGACACAGCCGATGCTGACCTTGGACGTCGAACACCACTGGGAACGCGGACTGATCGGCGTGACCGTCCACCCCGACTTTCCGGCTTCGAACTGGTTGTACGTCTGCTACGTCGTCGACCAACCGTACACGCATCACCGCGTCAGCCGGTTTCGTGTGCACGGTGATGTCGCCGACCCCGCCAGCGAACAGATCCTGATCGCCGGCGACGACCAGAGCAAATTCGGGGGCAACGTTCCGGCCGGTCATCAAGGCGGCGCGCTGCACTTCGGCCCCGATGGCAAACTGTACATCGCCATCGGCGAGCAGACGGCGAAGCAACCCGCCCAGGACATGCACGCGTTGCAAGGCAAAATCCTGTGCTTGATGGACGACGGTTCGATCCCGCCGGACAACCCCTTCGTCAACACCACCCAAGGCAAGTATCGATCGATCTGGGCACTCGGTTGTCGCAACCCGTTCACCTTTGCCATCGACCGCCGGACCGGGCGAATGTTGATCAACGACGTCGGCGGGAAATTCGAAGAGATCAATCCGGGCGTCGCGGGAACCAATTACGGGTGGCCGAAATACGATCACGGCCCGATCGACAAGCAAGGTTATACCGGGCCGATCCACCGCTACCCCGAAGCTTCGATTTCCGGAGGCGACTTTGCCCCCGATGCGGTGGGCAAAACGTTTGCCGGTCGCTACTTCTTTGCCGACTTTGTGCACGGCTGGGTCCACACCATCGACGCCGATGCCGGTGGAAAGCCCGAGACGTTTGCCAGCGGATTGCGACGCCCGGTGGACCTGCGGTTTTCCGCCGACGGCTCGCTGTACGTCTTGCTGCGCAACGCCTGGGTCGTCGATGATAAATTCCAACGCGACAGCGGTTCGCTGGTGCAAATCCGTCGCCGGTAG